The DNA window CCTACAGCCTGCGATGCAGCCCACAGGTCTCCACTTCTCTTTCAgtcttttcaaatttttttctttttaaaacctttCTTGGTTTTACAGAGCAAAGTCTTGGTAAATTCCTGATacacaaaaatgctaattcatTATAAGCTGCATATATTTGGTTTGGAGgctttgtataaaaaaataaaaatattaagctATTTTAACCCCTGCTTTCAACAATTCACAGGTCCATGGTGTAGTGAACGACACGGTTGCTTTTGTCAAGAGTATCCTGTCCACTGAGATGAACAGTGCCACAGACAACCCTGTATCCTTTAATGCCCTGTGCTGTGTATATTAGCACTAGTCTAGACTTTTCCTGTGAATAATGTTATACATTATGGTGGGAATCACATTGTGCATTTTTTGCAGTttgcaaaaatgcacatttcaccGAAGTTTTTTTTAGTATGAGTaggtttgtgttttaatttgtgcTTCAACCTTATAAATTCAACCTTAACACTTCCTACAGTTGGTTTTTCCTGAACGAGACCTGATTATATCAGGAGGAAATTTCCATGGCGAGTACCCAGCCAAGGTCTGAGAGTTTCTACTtccattaaatgaataaatgaactacACCTAGCAACtatattcagcatttttttgtgctttggcaatattttgtCAATACTGATtcatgcagaaaaacacactgaagCACAACAATTAAAGAATGTCCTATTCACAACTCCCGTAGGCCCTGGACTTCCTGGCCATCGGGGTCCACGAGCTGGCCAACATCAGCGAGAGGAGGATCGAGCGGCTCTGTAACCCCTCTCTGAGCGAGCTGCCCGCCTTCTTGGTCAATGAAGGGGGTCTGAACACAGGGTTCATGATTGCACACTGTACAGCTGCGGCTCTAGGTCAGTCAGAACTGAATCCGGAAAAATGCCTGTGAATCACTGCATGCTTgcaatgtgcgtgtgtgactgcgAATGTTCAGTATGTGGGAGggatgagcatgtgtgtgtatatatttgtgtgtgagtatatgaatatgcattttttgTACTAAACTCCCTGTAGTAACTCTACCCTGTTCCCTCAGTGTCGGAGAATAAAGTGCTGTGCCACCCTTCTTCTGTGGACTCCTTGTCCACCAGCGCTGCCACTGAGGACCACGTGTCCATGGGTGGCTGGGCAGCCAGGAAGGCCCTGAGAGTGGTGGAGCATGTGGAACAAGGTGagctaagaaaaaaagaaaaggcagagaCAAGTCTTAATCAAATCTGATTTAATCAAGTCATTCAAGAGGGCATAGCTGGACTTACATTACTTAAACGGTTTCATCAACACCGGCACGGCACAGCCATGCTGCTATAAGCtgactaaaataaatacagctaaATAAAGCATACAAACTGTTCCTTCCATTCGTCTTTTTTTCCCTGGCAGTTCTGGCCATTGAGCTACTGGCTGCCTGTCAGGCCCTGGAGTTTCATCGACCCCTGAAGAGCACAGCCCCGCTGGAGGAAGTCCATCGGCTCGTACGCTCGGTCGTCAGGTAAACACTCTTAACTCTAACAGCAGCGTTCTGGACCTCCAAAGAAACATCTGGAATACTCCTTGACTGTTTCCTGCCATTGTCTTATCTTCCCATCAGGCCTTGGGACCGTGACCGTTTCATGAATCCTGACATCGAGGCAGTTCACAAACTCCTGAGAGAGGAAAAGGCAAGCACTCGATCTGCGTAACGAACCACAACTATTTCTGACTGGTGTTggggaaaacacatttaaaaaacaatttgatttaTGATCAATTTACACTGCATGCTATGAaagatacatatatatttatactgcGTAGGATTTGGACAGGTGCAGTTAGCATAGCCAGTGTGGAAAAAAGGTTTACAGAGCAGAGGTTTGTTTTTATGCTCAGGTGACGCAGGTCAGAACATAAAAGTAGTTATGTGTAATGTATTGGTTTAGTGCCAGATTTGATGATAACTCTCTGTATGGGGTAAGTTAAGGGGTCTGATCCGTCCGCCTATGCCTCCTTTCAGGTGTGGGAAGCGGTTCATCCGTACATGGAGCAATACCGTGAGAGATATGGACCGAAACGGTCTGATCAGGCTAAATCACCAGGCTTCACTGAGGAGTCCTTCTGCTTCGACTCGCTCATAGAAGACTCACGACAGAACGCTACTGCTGTTTACTTTCCTTGACAATGTTGTAATGATTGCTTTTGTATCAAATCTGACACTTTTAATCTGATTTTTACTTTGTCATTCTACgtgaacttttttttcacatatAATTTTTAGCTGACTTTAAAGTAATTAATCTTAAATTTGATCATGAATTCACTGTGTAAtgttcatttcccttttccTTATTGCAATATCTAATCTTTACATGTAATATTATACTTTTTTGaagcaaatatgcaaatattgaTAAAGAATAAAGTTTAACTTTTTATCCAGGGTTGAATACTGATATGTGGATTCTGGACAGAAACTTTTGCTCCTTACTCTAATCAGCaccattatttaaattttttaaacacattttcattgcaatgacattttGATAAATGATTCATTACCCGTTAggataatgaatgaatatgtaTTGTGGCCGCATTCTAAAGAATTTTACACGTCTTGGGAAACGCATAGATAGCCTATAAATGTAAGATATTCTAGTTGGCCCTAATTTTTGCCTACACATctaaccagagactgtaaaaaatatggacaaagctactgtgacgtcacccattgcctctccgtgggtctgtaaaacctattttttacagtctctgcttcGCACTCTGCTGAATTCTCCATTGCTCTTCTGTACCACTGGGTCAAATGTGACCTGGAGCAGTATCTGTGTACCCAAATGAAGTACTATACGTTCACGCTCTACGCTGTTGAGAATGCCATCAAGTTTCATGCTGAAAAGTGTATGGTGAGCATTCGCTCTGTTTCGCTCACATTCCCATACCACAGTACACACCTGGTGTGCTCGGTCTTCAGGGTCTGGTAGTTGGTCTTATGGTGCTCGCATCGCATCCGCTCGTCAATAAGCATCTTCTGTAGCTCCATGTCGGAGGCTGGCAGAGCAGCTGGTGTGCCAGCCAAGGCACTGAGGTTCGGGAACAGGGGGGTAGACTGTGACATGGCGGGGTGGTTCATCGCGCCCCTAGGGAGCGGTCCGCCTGTGAAAACATGGTATTCTGCTCAAGCCTCAAGCAGATTGTGTAGCCGCTACGTTGACACAGTTAAAACTGTAATCGCATACTTTGTTACTTGGAAACGCGGTTAGCAAAACTGCTAGACTAACGTTAGAAACCTTACGCTACATCATGGCAAGAACAACCCGCAGTCAAGTTTGCAGCGTTTCCTTCTCAGTGTGTTGTGGATACACAACCCGAGGGAATACTTTGGGACTAGCTAGACTTCGTGTGCCGCGTACgttagcttgcttgctaatGTTAGATTTCGCTAATCCAttttagctaactagctagatAGCGGTAACTGACAGGCGAAAGTCCAGCGAATACTCCTTAGACTAATGACTCTAAACGGGGCACgttgttaaaatgtaaatcacGCTGACTGTAAGCTAACTTgttttagctagctatctattAGTTCTTTTcaacaaatcaacaaaacacaaacttcagctgacgTAGTCGTGATATTGTCAA is part of the Anguilla anguilla isolate fAngAng1 chromosome 7, fAngAng1.pri, whole genome shotgun sequence genome and encodes:
- the LOC118231791 gene encoding histidine ammonia-lyase-like isoform X3, which gives rise to MLLALRINALAKGHSGISLEALHAMIEAFNASCLSLVPEKGTVGASGDLAPLSHLALGLMGEGKMWSPETGWGEAKSVLEAHGLKPLSLKPKEGLALINGTQMITSLGAEAVERALAIARQADIIAALTLEVLKGTTKAFDSDIHAVRPHLGQMQVAWRFRSVLDSDVFSSEITEKNRPHQRVQDAYSLRCSPQVHGVVNDTVAFVKSILSTEMNSATDNPLVFPERDLIISGGNFHGEYPAKALDFLAIGVHELANISERRIERLCNPSLSELPAFLVNEGGLNTGFMIAHCTAAALVSENKVLCHPSSVDSLSTSAATEDHVSMGGWAARKALRVVEHVEQVLAIELLAACQALEFHRPLKSTAPLEEVHRLVRSVVRPWDRDRFMNPDIEAVHKLLREEKVWEAVHPYMEQYRERYGPKRSDQAKSPGFTEESFCFDSLIEDSRQNATAVYFP